The sequence GAATCACAGGGATAGATCCAGATAAATCCTGCTGGAATCACGGGATGGATCTGGATGAGAGATCTGCTGGAATCACAGGGATGGATCCCGATGGGAGATCCTGCTGGAATCACAGGGATAGATCCAGATAAATACTGCTGGAATCACGGGATGGATCTGGATGAGAGATCTGCTGGAATCACAGGGATGGATCCCGATGGGAGATCCTGCTGGAATCACTGTGATGGATCCGGATGGAGGGTCTGGATGAGATAACCGTGATGGATCCAGATGGGAGATCCTGCTGGAATCACCGGGATGGATCCGGATGGGAGATCCCGCTGGAATAACCGTGATGGATCTGGATGGAGGGTCTGGACGGGATAACCGGGATGGATCCAGATGGGAGATCCCGCTGGAATCCCCGTGATGGATCCGGATGGGAGATCCTGCTGGAATCCCCATGATGGATCCGGATGGGAGATCCTGCTGGAATCCCCGTGATGGATCCGGATGGGGGGTCTGGACGGGAGTGCAACCACAGAGACAAACCCACACGGGGAGGGTCCCGCTGCACTCACGGGGGGTCCCGGCCAGCCGAGGGGGTCTCCATCACCTCCAGATCACTCATCCTCGCGGAGGGGCTGAACCCCCCGACCACGCTGACCCTCCTTTCTCCATCCAGGCCAATTCTACAGCAACGGCGGCCACTCCAActcgggcggcggcggcggcggcggcggcggcggcggcggcggctcctcgGGCTACGGCTCCTACTACCAGGGCGGGGACGGCTACACGGCCCCCGCGCCGCCCAAGCACGGcggcaagaagcagcagcacggcGGCGGCCAGAAGGGCTCCTACGGCTCCGGCTACGCCGGCCACCAGGGCCAGCAGTCCTACGGGCAGGGCCAGTACGGCAGCTACGGCCCCGGGCAGGGCAAGCAGAAAGGTTACGGCCACGGCCAGGGCGGCTACTCCTACTCCAACTCCTACAACTCGCCCGGCGGCGGCTCCGATTACAACTACGAGAGTAAATACAGTGAGTGGAGAGGGCGGCGAGTCGCGGCGTTGGGAGAGGTTGGGGGTTTGGTTCACCCCAAAAGGGgttttgggtctggggtggtCTCTGGAGCACCTCTGTGGTGGGAGCTCCTGCTGGAATTGCAGGGATGGATccagattttggggggggggtctgGATGGGAGATCCTGGGGGTTCTTCTCGTCCCTCCCAGGAGCTGCGAAGAAATGaggtttgggttgaaagagggatttgggattggagCTGGGATGAGTGAcggggagaggggacagagggggtggtgcccagccctgggcacattcCTAGGGGATAATCCACGGCTCAGAACGCTTGGATAAagatcccaaatcctcctggaaTTCCGAGTTTTTGGTGGGGCTCGGCTTAGTCGAGTTTTTGGTGGGGTTCGGCTTAATCAAACCCAACACCCTGAGTGTGCTGGACGTGCTGGGCGTGGGTGGGGGGTCCATGTGGGTGCCCACGTCCTCATCCCcaaattttttccccccattcccaggtTACAGCGGCAAcagcggccgcggcggcggcggcaacAACTACTCCGGGGGCAGCTCCTACAACTCGGGCTCCCACGGGGGCTACGGAGGCTCCGGCGGCGGGGGCTCCTCGTACCAAGGTAAGGCAGGTCAGTATTGACACCCCCCGTGCCACCAGCTTTGGGGCCTTGCTCCAGCCCCACACCGACCCTaattcctcctctcttcctcctcctcctcctcctcctcctcctcctcccgcagGCGGATACTCCTCCCAGTCCAACTACAACTCGCCGGGTTCCCAGAACTACAGCGGCCCCCCCAGCTCCTACCAGGCGTCCCAGGGTGGATACGGCAGGAACGAGCACAGCATGAGTTACCAGTACAGATAAACCCTCCCcacccacccgtgtcccccccggGATCCTCCCGGTTTTATCTCCCCCTCCTCAACCCTCCCCGTTGCTCTGTGTGACCCCCggcggccgcgcccgccgcccctgGGCCTCTATTTAATGGGTCGTAGTTGCCACGACGACTTGGTCTAAAtaggattattattattattttttgggattttttttttgttttgttttgttttttttgggaagtCGATCCATTTCTGGAGCCTTTATCCCACGCCCCGGCTGGGGGACGGGCCCTCGTTGTTCTGCTTTTGTGAAGTGCGTTAAAAAGGAGCTTTTTTCGGTATTTTCTGGCTTTGGTGGTTGCAGTTTTTTTTGGGGAAAGGGTGGGAGTGGGGGACGGGGGTGTGGAGGAGGTGAATaaacccaaaatttgggatggTTTGGGCTCCTGATGCATTGTTCTGCACCTCCAAACCCAACGCTGGGAGGATTCtcataaaaaaccccacaaattcCAAGTATTTGTCCCTTAAACCCCTTAAGTGCTGAGGACTGGGGTTGAAGTGGGGATGAACTGGTGCCAAACTGGGGCTGAACTGGGGCCAAACTTGAGCTGAACTGGGGCCAAACTTGAGCTGAACTGGGACTAAACTGGGGCCAAACTGGGGCTGAACATGAGCTGAACTGGGGCTAAACTGGGGCCAAACTTGAGATGAACTGGGGCCAAACTTGAGATGATCTGGGGTTAAACTGGGGCTGAACTGGGGCCAAACTTGAGCTGAACTGGGACTAAACTGGGGCCAAACTGGGACTGAACTTGAGCTGAACTGGGGCTAAACTGGGACTAATCTTGAGCTGAACTGGGGCTAAACTGGGACTAATCTTGAGCTGAACTGGGGCCAAACTTGAGCTGAACTGGGGCCAAACTTGAGCTGAACTGGGACTGAACTGGTGCCAGACTTGAGCTGAACTGGTGCCaaactggggctgggctggggcaaaACTTGAGATGATCTGGGATTAAACTGGGGCCAAACTTGAGATGAACTGGGGCTGAACTTGAGCTGAACTGGGACTAAACTGGGGCTGAACTGGTGCCaaactggggctgggctggggccaaaCTTGAGATTAACTGGGGCTAAACTGGTGCTGAACTTGAGATGAACTGGGGCCAAATTTGAGATTAACTGGGGCTGAACTGGGGCCAAACTTGAGATGATCTAGGATTAAACTGGGGCCAAACTTGAGCTGAACTGGGACTAAACTGGGGCCAAACTGGGACTGAACTTGAGCTGAACTGGGGCTAAACTGGGGGTGAACTTGAGCTGAACTGGGGCCAAACTTGAGATTAACTGGGGCTAAACTGGGGCCAAACTGGGACTGAACTTGAGCTGAACTGGGGCTAAACTGGGGCTGAACTGGGGCCAAACTTGAGCTGAACTGGGACTAAACTTGAGCTGAACTGGGGCTGAACTTGAGCTGAACTGGGGCCAAACTGGGGCTGAACTTGAGCTGAACTGGGGCCAAACTTGAGCTGAACTGGGGCCAAACTGGGGCTGAACTTGAGCTGAACTGGGGCGGGGCACGGCCTGGCAAACACCGGGAGCGGTGCCTGGAATGTGGCACATCCTGGGAAACAccgggaacggcaccgggagcggggccTGGAATGCGGCACATCCCGGGAAACACCGGGAACGGTGCCTGGAATGCGGCACATCCCGAAAAACACCGGGAACGGCACTGGGAACGGTGCCTGGAATGCGGCACATCCCGGGAAACACCGGGAACAGCACCGGGAGCGGGGCACATCCCGGGAAACTCCGGGAATGCTGCCCAGAGCGAGGCACATTCCAGCGCCAGGGCCAATCCCCACCCGGATCCGTCGGGATGACGGCACCGGCACGGACGAGGCTCCAGgccttttatttcaaaacatcGGATATAAGTTAAGGCGGCGCGGCAGATCCCGGATCCGGGCGGATCCCGGCCCCGGGGGATCCTCGGGGACCCAAGAACGGCGCGGagaagggatggagcagctgctccGTGGCTCAGAGGGACGGGAATGCCCGTGGGGATCCCAGTTACAGCCACTGGATCCCAGTTACAGCCACGGGATCCCAGTTACAGCCACTGGATCCCAGTTACAGCCACGGGATCCCAGTTACAGCCACTGGATCCCAGTTACAGCCACTGGATCCCAGTTACAGCCAGCGGATCCCAGTTACAGCCAGCAGATCCCAGTTACAGCCAGAGGATCCCAGTTACAGCCAGTGGTTCACAGTTAGAGTCTGGATCCCAGTGACACCAGTGGATCCCAGTTACAGCCAGCAGATCCCAGTTACAGCAAGGAGATCCCAGTTACAGCCAGTGGTTCACAGTTAGAGTCTGGATCCCAGTGATGCCAGTGGATCCCAGTTACAGCCACTGGATCCCAGTTACAGCCAGCAGATCCCAGTTACAGCCAGCAGATCCCAGTTACAGCCACTGGATCCCAGTTACAGCCAGGGGATCCCAGTTACAGCCAGGAGATCCCAGTTACAGTCAGTGGTTCACAGTTACACTCTGGATCACAGTGACAGCATTGGATCCCAGTTACAGTCAGTGGATCCCAGTGACACCAGTGGATCCTAGTTACAGTCAGTGGATCCCAGTGACACCAGTGGATCCCAGTTACAGTCTGGATCCCAGTGACACCAGTGGATCCCAGTTACAGTCAGTGGTTCACAGTTACAGTCTGGATCCCAGTGACAGCCAGTGGATCCCAGTAATGCCAGTGGATCCCAGTGACAGTTGATCCCAGTGACACTGAGATCCCAGTGACACCAGTGGATCCCAGTTACAGTCAGTGGATCCCAGTGACACCGGTGGATCCCAGTTACAGTCAGTGGTTCACAGTTACAGTCTGGATCCCAGTGACACCAGTGGATCCCAGTGATGCCAATGGATTCCAGTGACAGTTGATCCCAGTGACACTGAGATCCCAGTGACACCGGTGGATCCCAGTTACAGTCAGTggatcccagtgccaccagtggaTCCCAGTAACACCAGTGGATCCCAGTTACAGTCAGTGGATATCGGTCACAGTCAGTGGCTCCAGTGTCAGCCAGTGGATCCCAGTAATGCCAGTGGATCCCAGTGACAACCAGTGGCTCTAGTGACACCAGTGGATCCCAGTGACACCAGTGGATCCCAGTGACACCAGTGGATCCCAGTTACAGTCAGTGGTTCCAGTGCCACCAGTGGACCCCAGTAATACCAGTGGATCCCGGTGCCAGCCAGCGCCATGGGACCACCGGCACCTCGGAGGGACCACCGGCACCATGGAGGGACCACCAGCAGCACGGAGGGACCACCGGCGCCACAGAGGGACCACCGGCACCATGGAGGGACCACCGGCACCACGGAGGGACCACCGGCACCACAGAGGGACCACCGGCACCACAGAGGGACCACCAGCAGCACGGAGGGACCACCGGCACCTCGGAGGGACCACCGGCACCACGGAGGGACCACCGGCACCACAGAGGGACCACCGGCGCCACAGAGGGACCACCAGCACCACGGAGGGACCACCGGCACCATGGAGGGACCACCGGCACCACAGAGGGACCACCGGCACCACGGAGGGACCACCGGCGCCACAGAGGGACCACCGGCACCATGGAGGGACCACCGGCACCACAGAGGGACCACCGGCACCATGGAGGGACCACCGGCACCACAGAGGGACCACCGGCACCACAGAGGGACCACTGGCACCATGGAGGGACCACCAATACCATGGAGGGACCACCAATACCATGGGGGGACCACCGGCGCACCCCCCACCCTAGGGACAGGGCGCGGAGGCGTTGCGGAAGCGCGGCCAGAGGCGCAGCAGCTCCCGCGGCCCGTAGTGGTGCACCATGACCAGGCGGGAGAACCGGCACCGCTCGTACTCCAACCGGTACATGCTGAAGGCGCCGGGCGGCGGCTCGGTCACCGCCACGCCCAGCGCGTGCAGGCAGATGCCCACGAAGGCGTCCTCCATGTTGATGAGCGGCAGCGTCTGCGCCACGCCGAAGACCCGCCGCGCCACGTCCGCCGAGAGCACGTAGGCCGGCCCGCCGCAGTAGGGCGGGTAGGTGTCGTTGGGGTACACCTCGCGCGGCACGAACCACTTGTAGGCGCGGTCCCGCAGCGGCCCGGTGCGGCGGTACACGTAACCCGTCACGAAGTCGTTCTTGGGCGGCCTCAACAAACCCGCCAGGTACTCCAGGTTGAGGAAGACGTCGTGGTCGGCCTTCATCACGTAGCTGGCGTTGGGGCAGAAGCGGCTCACCCACTCGAAGCCCATCAGCGTCTTGAGCGTCAGGTTGTTGTAGGTGTCGGCGAagtcctgctgcagcaggtcGCCGTGCAGCGcgtcctcctcctgcagcaccgGGCGCAGCTCGGCGTCGAAGACGGGGTGAACGCCCAGCAGGAAGAGCCGCAGCACCGACagccccggcaccgccgcctCGTCGCCCCACGTGCGGCGCACGGCGTGCCGCGCCGCCAGGTCGGACGGCGAGGtcaccaccagcagcaccaggaacGGCGCCCGCTCCCGGCACTTGTCGGGGTGGTTCAGGAGGAAGCGGTAAGGGTAGGGGTACGGCGGCTGCAGCGGGTGCCGCGTCGGCTCCGCAGCGTTGCCGGGGCGCCGGGTGGGAGCCGGGGGCGGCGCGGTGCCGGCGGCGGGCACCGCCGGGCGCCGGgcgtgcagggccagcagggccagcgccgcggccgccggcagcaggagcaggcggCAGCTCGGCGGCAGCTTCATGGTGGGCCTGAGGGGTGGGACGGGGGGAGCTCGGGGTGGGTTTCGGCACCGCCGGCGCCGCGATCCCGCCGGGATCCCCTGGGATCGGGCGTGCCGACGGTGACGTGCCCGAATCTGGGCGCTCGAATCCCACCCGCGGCGGGATCCACCCGGATCCTGGTTCCATGAGCAGCCTGATCCCACCCAGATCCCGTTCCCCGAGCCCCCCAATCCCACCCAGATCCCGTTCCCCGAGCACCCCAATCCCACCCAGATCCCACTCCCTGAGCACCCAatccccccagcaccccaatCCCACCCAGATCCTGGTTCCATGAGCAGCCCGATCCCACCCAGATCCCGCTCCCCGAGCCCCCCCATTCCACCAGGACCAGGATCCCACCCAGATCCCattccctgagccccccaatccccccggcACCCTGATCCCACCTGGAACCCACTCCCTGAGCACCCCAGTCCCACCAGGACCAGGATCCCACCCAGATCCTGGTTCCCTAAGCAACCTGATCCCACCCAGATCCCgctccctgagcaccccaaTCCCACCAGGACCAGGACCCCACCCAGATCCTGGttccctgagcaacctgatcccaCCCAGATCCTgctccctgagccccccaatccccccagcaccccaatCCTACCCAGATCCTGGTTCCCTGAGCACCCCAATCCCACCCAGATCCCattccctgagccccccaatccccccggcACCCCGATCCCACCTGGATCCCGCTCCCTGAGCACCCCGATCCCACCAGGACCAGGATCCCACCCAGATCCCATTCCCCGAGCACCCCAATCCCACCCAGATCCCattccctgagccccccaatcCCACCCAGATCCCattccctgagccccccaatcCCCCTGGCACCCTGATCCCACACAGATCCCACTCCCTGAGCACCCCAGTCCCACCAGGACCAGGATCCCGCCCAGATTCCactccctgagccccccaatccccccagcaccccaatCCCACCCAGATCCTGGTTCCCTGAGCACCCCAATCCCACCCAGATCCCtctccctgagccccccaatccccccggcACCCTGATCCCACCCAGATCCCtctccctgagccccccaacgccccctccccactccccgTTTCCCCTTCTCCATTCCCggtttccccattcccagtttccccatTCCCGGATCCCTCCGTgccccattcccggttcccccTCCCCATTGCCGgcttccccattcccagtttccccctccccattcccgtttccctctccccattcccacttttcccattcccagtttccccattccccattcccggttTCATTCCCGGttccccctccccattcccggttcctcttccccattcccggttccccattcccacttttcccattcccggtttccccattcccgcttttcccattcccagtttccccatttcccattcccggtttcATTCCCGGttccccctccccattcccggtttcccattcccggtttccCCTCCCCGGTTTCCCCTCCGcattcccagtttcccctccccattcccggtttcccattcccggttccccattcccggttccccctccccattcccggtttcccattcccggttcccc is a genomic window of Lonchura striata isolate bLonStr1 chromosome 21, bLonStr1.mat, whole genome shotgun sequence containing:
- the LOC116184702 gene encoding beta-1,3-galactosyltransferase 2-like — protein: MKLPPSCRLLLLPAAAALALLALHARRPAVPAAGTAPPPAPTRRPGNAAEPTRHPLQPPYPYPYRFLLNHPDKCRERAPFLVLLVVTSPSDLAARHAVRRTWGDEAAVPGLSVLRLFLLGVHPVFDAELRPVLQEEDALHGDLLQQDFADTYNNLTLKTLMGFEWVSRFCPNASYVMKADHDVFLNLEYLAGLLRPPKNDFVTGYVYRRTGPLRDRAYKWFVPREVYPNDTYPPYCGGPAYVLSADVARRVFGVAQTLPLINMEDAFVGICLHALGVAVTEPPPGAFSMYRLEYERCRFSRLVMVHHYGPRELLRLWPRFRNASAPCP